The DNA region CCATCCATGCAGGGAACCTCATCAAAGTTCTTGCTCCAATCGTAGCAGGTCGTGGTGGTGGTAAGCCAGACATGGCTATGGCAGGCGGTAGCGACACGTCTGCTATCCAAACTCTCTTGAATAGTGTCGCTGAAAATCTATAACATATATAAGCTCTTTCATCTGTTGGATGAAGGAGCTTTTGCTATCATAGGCATTTTTTCGATAATCCGATTCAGAGGACTCCTGCATAGGAATAGAATTGTTCATCTTTGAGAAAATATAATAATTTTTGACTAGAATACTATGCATAATGACTACTATTATTTTCTTTTTGACAAATATACTTGTCAAAAAGAAAAAGAAGTGTTACAATAATATCGTATAAGCAAGTGGAAGACGCTAAGGAGATTCCATTTGAATCAAGGATACAGAAAATAGCTTGATTGTTTGTCGGGCTTAGAAAGGAAGTATCATGGAATATATTTTGAAAAACCGGCTCAAGGAACTGCGGGCTCGTGATGGGCTCAACCAAACAGAATTGGCCAAATCAGCAGAAGTTTCTCGACAGACTATTAGCCTGATTGAGCGGGGAGAATACACACCATCAGTAGTCATTGCGATACGGATTGCACAGATTTTTAACGAACAATTGGAAAATGTTTTTCAATTAGTGGAGGTAGATGGATGAAACAGGGTAAACAGATTTCAACAATGCAAAGGGGACTTCGTATCATTACTTATATGCTGATGGGAGCAGTTGTTGGTGGATTTGTAGGCTACTTTGCCATGCTGTACCATCTCAATGGACTTCCATCTTTTATGAGTTTGGATCATCTAGTACTCTTCACTC from Streptococcus ruminantium includes:
- a CDS encoding helix-turn-helix transcriptional regulator; amino-acid sequence: MEYILKNRLKELRARDGLNQTELAKSAEVSRQTISLIERGEYTPSVVIAIRIAQIFNEQLENVFQLVEVDG